A DNA window from Hydrogenophaga taeniospiralis contains the following coding sequences:
- the greA gene encoding transcription elongation factor GreA, translated as MATIPITKRGAEKLKDELQRLKTVDRPSVIGAIAEARAQGDLSENAEYDAAKDRQGFIEGRIAEIEGKLSAAQIIDPASVDAGGRVVFGATVELEDEDSGAAMTYQIVGEDEADLKLGLVNISSPIARALIGKEEGDVAEVQAPGGTRRYEIVTVRYE; from the coding sequence ATGGCCACCATTCCCATCACCAAGCGCGGCGCTGAAAAACTCAAGGACGAGTTGCAGCGTCTCAAGACCGTGGATCGCCCATCGGTGATCGGCGCCATCGCCGAAGCCCGCGCACAGGGTGACCTGAGCGAAAACGCCGAATACGACGCGGCCAAGGACCGCCAGGGTTTTATTGAAGGCCGCATCGCCGAAATCGAAGGCAAGCTTTCGGCCGCCCAGATCATTGACCCGGCCAGCGTGGACGCGGGTGGCCGGGTGGTGTTTGGCGCCACGGTGGAACTGGAAGACGAGGACAGCGGCGCGGCCATGACCTATCAGATCGTGGGTGAGGACGAGGCCGACCTGAAGCTGGGGCTGGTCAACATCAGCAGCCCGATCGCGCGTGCGCTGATCGGTAAGGAAGAGGGCGACGTGGCCGAGGTGCAGGCACCGGGCGGCACGCGGCGCTACGAAATCGTGACCGTGCGCTACGAGTGA
- the folD gene encoding bifunctional methylenetetrahydrofolate dehydrogenase/methenyltetrahydrofolate cyclohydrolase FolD produces the protein MTAQLIDGNALSRQLRADVSARVAALKTQGITPGLAVILVGENPASQVYVRNKVKACEDTGMHSVLERWPATMSEAELLARVDALNHDASIHGILVQLPLPAHIDAQKVIEAISPTKDVDGFHIASAGALMTGLPGFWPCTPYGCMKMLESIGYELKGKHAVVIGRSNIVGKPMALMLLQKNATVTICHSGTQDLKAMTLQADVIVAAVGKRNVLTADMVKPGAVVIDVGMNRNDEGKLCGDVDFEGVKEVAGYITPVPGGVGPMTITMLMVNTLESAERLK, from the coding sequence ATGACCGCCCAACTGATCGACGGCAACGCCCTCTCCCGCCAACTGCGCGCCGACGTCAGCGCGCGCGTGGCGGCCCTCAAGACCCAAGGCATCACCCCTGGCCTGGCCGTGATCCTGGTGGGCGAGAACCCGGCCTCGCAGGTCTATGTGCGCAACAAGGTCAAAGCCTGCGAAGACACGGGCATGCACTCGGTGCTGGAGCGCTGGCCCGCGACCATGTCCGAGGCCGAACTGCTGGCCCGGGTGGACGCGCTCAACCACGATGCGAGCATCCACGGCATCCTGGTGCAATTGCCGCTGCCCGCGCACATCGACGCACAGAAGGTGATCGAAGCGATCTCACCCACCAAAGACGTCGATGGCTTCCACATCGCCAGCGCCGGCGCGCTGATGACCGGCCTGCCCGGCTTCTGGCCCTGCACGCCCTACGGCTGCATGAAGATGCTGGAATCGATCGGCTACGAGCTCAAAGGCAAACACGCGGTCGTGATCGGCCGCAGCAACATCGTGGGCAAACCCATGGCGCTGATGCTGCTGCAGAAAAATGCCACCGTCACCATCTGCCACAGCGGCACGCAGGATCTGAAAGCCATGACGCTGCAGGCCGACGTGATCGTCGCCGCCGTGGGCAAGCGCAACGTGTTGACCGCCGACATGGTCAAACCCGGCGCCGTGGTGATCGACGTGGGCATGAACCGCAACGACGAGGGCAAGCTCTGCGGCGACGTGGACTTCGAGGGTGTCAAGGAAGTGGCGGGCTACATCACCCCGGTGCCCGGGGGCGTCGGCCCCATGACCATCACCATGCTGATGGTCAACACCTTAGAGTCCGCTGAACGCTTGAAGTAA
- a CDS encoding DUF4149 domain-containing protein, with translation MQRLAVFVAALWWGGLSGLSFVAVPTLFASLGSPAVAGPVAAKLFSLQCWAGLLLGLALLLILRRQRSMGQFPLAGETVDPQRLEAMQRVLTTMGFVLAAMLLALLQEFGVAQKIVSARATGGNLRLWHSVGSVMVLGQWLCAGAVLWRVSK, from the coding sequence ATGCAGCGGTTGGCGGTGTTTGTGGCCGCTCTCTGGTGGGGCGGCCTCTCGGGCCTGAGTTTTGTCGCCGTGCCGACGCTGTTCGCCAGTCTGGGCAGCCCGGCGGTGGCTGGCCCGGTGGCCGCGAAACTGTTTTCCCTGCAATGCTGGGCCGGGCTTTTGCTGGGTCTGGCCTTGCTGCTGATCTTGCGCCGTCAGCGTTCAATGGGGCAGTTTCCGCTGGCGGGTGAAACCGTGGACCCGCAGCGCCTGGAGGCCATGCAGCGCGTGCTGACCACCATGGGGTTCGTGCTGGCGGCTATGCTGCTGGCGCTGTTGCAGGAATTCGGTGTGGCACAGAAGATCGTTTCTGCCCGCGCCACCGGCGGCAATCTGCGCCTGTGGCACAGCGTGGGCAGCGTGATGGTGCTGGGTCAGTGGTTGTGCGCCGGAGCGGTGCTCTGGCGCGTATCGAAGTAA
- a CDS encoding alpha/beta fold hydrolase encodes MADTYVLVHGAWHTGEQLEPVASHLRARGHVVHCPTLAGNRPGDDRSVLGLSEAAQSLVDFLVQHDLRDVRLMGHSYGGMVISKAVDVVPERIARLVYWNAFVPLSGECLNDMAPPPYKALFDAVAAGNGNAVMLPYPIWREAFINDADAALARSAYNQLNPQPYRTFTEPVRLQTELAAKPLGKSYLLCTEDTAMPHSMPWHPRLSERLGLFRLVACPGSHELCFTNPELLAQKIEEAGRD; translated from the coding sequence ATGGCAGATACCTATGTTCTGGTGCACGGCGCCTGGCACACCGGTGAACAATTGGAGCCCGTCGCGAGCCACTTGCGCGCGCGTGGGCATGTGGTGCATTGCCCCACGCTGGCGGGCAACCGGCCGGGCGACGACCGTTCCGTGCTGGGCTTGAGCGAAGCGGCACAGTCGCTGGTGGACTTCCTCGTGCAGCACGATCTGCGCGACGTGCGGCTGATGGGGCACAGCTACGGCGGCATGGTCATCAGCAAAGCCGTCGATGTGGTGCCGGAGCGCATCGCCCGGCTGGTCTACTGGAACGCGTTCGTGCCGCTCAGCGGTGAATGTCTCAACGACATGGCGCCGCCGCCGTACAAAGCGCTGTTCGATGCGGTCGCGGCAGGCAACGGCAACGCCGTGATGCTGCCGTACCCGATCTGGCGCGAGGCCTTCATCAACGACGCCGACGCCGCGCTGGCCCGAAGCGCCTACAACCAGCTCAACCCGCAGCCCTACCGCACCTTCACCGAGCCCGTGCGGCTGCAGACCGAGCTCGCCGCCAAGCCCCTGGGCAAAAGTTACCTGCTCTGCACCGAAGACACCGCCATGCCGCACAGCATGCCCTGGCATCCCCGGTTGTCCGAGCGGCTGGGGCTGTTTCGCCTGGTGGCCTGCCCGGGCAGCCACGAGTTGTGCTTCACCAACCCGGAGCTGCTGGCGCAGAAAATCGAGGAGGCCGGGCGCGACTGA
- a CDS encoding carbonic anhydrase family protein → MLLNRRQSIGQLVTLAGIATAGTAQAQQSCAVFTKETQAGLSPDDALQRLKDGNARFVTGKTVNCDLLKQVRDTATGQAPFAAIVGCMDSRVPPELVFDQRIGDIFSARVAGNFVNTDIIGSLEYATAAAGSKLIVILGHSDCGAVKGTVDNVKLGNLTATLANIRPSLEKLNYQGVPSSKDKALVQKVADQNARDAATAILTRSDVIAQQVKDGKVKIVSAMHDVATGQISWFA, encoded by the coding sequence ATGTTGTTGAACCGTCGCCAGTCCATTGGACAACTCGTCACCCTGGCCGGCATCGCGACCGCGGGCACCGCGCAAGCCCAGCAGAGCTGCGCCGTCTTCACCAAGGAAACACAGGCCGGGCTGTCCCCCGATGACGCCCTGCAACGCCTGAAGGATGGCAACGCGCGCTTTGTCACGGGAAAGACCGTCAACTGCGACCTGTTGAAACAGGTGAGGGACACGGCAACGGGACAGGCCCCGTTCGCCGCCATCGTCGGGTGCATGGACAGCCGTGTGCCGCCCGAGCTGGTGTTCGATCAGCGCATCGGCGACATCTTTTCCGCACGCGTTGCGGGCAATTTCGTGAACACGGACATCATCGGCAGCCTCGAATACGCGACCGCAGCCGCAGGGTCCAAACTCATCGTCATCCTCGGGCATTCGGACTGCGGCGCGGTCAAGGGCACCGTGGACAACGTCAAGCTGGGCAACCTCACGGCCACCCTCGCCAACATCCGCCCCTCGCTGGAGAAGCTCAACTACCAGGGTGTCCCCAGCTCCAAGGACAAGGCCCTGGTGCAGAAGGTGGCCGATCAGAACGCGCGCGACGCCGCGACCGCGATCCTGACCCGCAGCGATGTGATTGCCCAGCAGGTCAAGGACGGCAAGGTGAAGATCGTCTCGGCCATGCACGACGTGGCCACCGGCCAGATTTCCTGGTTCGCCTGA